In Homo sapiens chromosome 19 genomic patch of type NOVEL, GRCh38.p14 PATCHES HSCHR19KIR_502960008-1_CTG3_1, a genomic segment contains:
- the KIR2DL1 gene encoding killer cell immunoglobulin-like receptor 2DL1 precursor, producing the protein MSLLVVSMACVGFFLLQGAWPHEGVHRKPSLLAHPGRLVKSEETVILQCWSDVMFEHFLLHREGMFNDTLRLIGEHHDGVSKANFSISRMTQDLAGTYRCYGSVTHSPYQVSAPSDPLDIVIIGLYEKPSLSAQLGPTVLAGENVTLSCSSRSSYDMYHLSREGEAHERRLPAGPKVNGTFQADFPLGPATHGGTYRCFGSFHDSPYEWSKSSDPLLVSVTGNPSNSWPSPTEPSSKTGNPRHLHILIGTSVVIILFILLFFLLHRWCSNKKNAAVMDQESAGNRTANSEDSDEQDPQEVTYTQLNHCVFTQRKITRPSQRPKTPPTDIIVYTELPNAESRSKVVSCP; encoded by the exons ATGTCGCTCTTGGTCGTCAGCATGGCGTGTGTTG GGTTCTTCTTGCTGCAGGGGGCCTGGCCACATGAGG GAGTCCACAGAAAACCTTCCCTCCTGGCCCACCCAGGTCGCCTGGTGAAATCAGAAGAGACAGTCATCCTGCAGTGTTGGTCAGATGTCATGTTTGAACACTTCCTTCTGCACAGAGAGGGGATGTTTAACGACACTTTGCGCCTCATTGGAGAACACCATGATGGGGTCTCCAAGGCCAACTTCTCCATCAGTCGCATGACGCAAGACCTGGCAGGGACCTACAGATGCTACGGTTCTGTTACTCACTCCCCCTATCAGGTGTCAGCTCCCAGTGACCCTCTGGACATCGTGATCATAG GTCTATATGAGAAACCTTCTCTCTCAGCCCAGCTGGGCCCCACGGTTCTGGCAGGAGAGAATGTGACCTTGTCCTGCAGCTCCCGGAGCTCCTATGACATGTACCATCTATCCAGGGAAGGGGAGGCCCATGAACGTAGGCTCCCTGCAGGGCCCAAGGTCAACGGAACATTCCAGGCTGACTTTCCTCTGGGCCCTGCCACCCACGGAGGGACCTACAGATGCTTCGGCTCTTTCCATGACTCTCCATACGAGTGGTCAAAGTCAAGTGACCCACTGCTTGTTTCTGTCACAG GAAACCCTTCAAATAGTTGGCCTTCACCCACTGAACCAAGCTCCAAAACCG GTAACCCCCGACACCTGCACATTCTGATTGGGACCTCAGTGGTCATCatcctcttcatcctcctcttctttctccttcatcgCTGGTGCTCCAACAAAAAAA ATGCTGCGGTAATGGACCAAGAGTCTGCAGGAAACAGAACAGCGAATAGCGAG GACTCTGATGAACAAGACCCTCAGGAGGTGACATACACACAGTTGAATCACTGCGTTTTCACACAGAGAAAAATCACTCGCCCTTCTCAGAGGCCCAAGACACCCCCAACAGATATCATCGTGTACACGGAACTTCCAAATGCTGAGTCCAGATCCAAAGTTGTCTCCTGCCCATGA